From the Penaeus vannamei isolate JL-2024 chromosome 37, ASM4276789v1, whole genome shotgun sequence genome, the window atagggagaggagagagatagagagagggataggagagagagagagagagagggataggagagagagagggagggagaggggagagagagagagagagcgagagagagagacggagagcggaggaaggaggatgggaggagtgagagcgagagggagaggaaggaaggttgggaggagagaaagagagaggggaagtggaggaaggagggaagagaggaaggaagagggaaggagagaagtgaagaggagaagggagggaggagagagggagagagggtaaggcgaggaagaagggaggagagagatggaaaggggaagaaaagggggagtagagagtgagagggaggaaatggggtagagagggaggagaggggaagagaaggaaggaaagaggagagagagagagagagaagggggagaaaggagtgaaaagagagagagagagaaatagcaaaggGAAAGGCATAAgaatgttaaaaagaaaagaaaaaccgttGCATGAGTTTATTGTtcatgttttgttcttgttttcagaaatggattattgttattattattgttattatatatatatatatatatatatatatatatataaatatatatatatatatataaaatatatatatatatatatatatatatatatatatatatatatataaaatatatatatatatatatgatatatattttatatttatatatatatatatatatatatatatatatatatatatatatatatatatatatatatatatatatatatatatatattagagttcATGCCGTCTGATGTATATTCgacacttttttttaaattcatttgttTAGTCCATATTTTGTTTTCAGTTCTCtttcgtgctgtgtgtgtgtgtgtgtgtgtgtgtgtgtgtgtgtgtgtgtgtgtgtgtgtgtgtgtgtgtgtgtgtgtgtgtgtgtgtgtgtgtgtgtgtgtgtgtgtgtgtgtataactgtgtCTATGTGAAGTGTCTATGCGCGCATGTATTAGTGTTCCCTCATATACACACCCATGATACACCCGCATGTCTGTACGAGTGCTCCTCGTGGTGTTTGTTTGGTAACGTAcgatactccccccccctcctttcctgacccccaccccccacgcctgaaaccccccgccccccactcagAACGCCCTCGTTGAGcagactcccccacccctccccccacgcccttaACAGCCCCCCACCCTCGCCGAACTCACTCGAAGAGCAGCTTGACCATGGCGCCGTACACGAACATGCAGAGCTCCACGCCGAAGTAGACGAGGGTGAGCAGCAGGAGGGGCGAGAAGGCGGCGTTGGCCTCCTCCAGAAGGGCGTCCAGCGTCTTGTACTTCTCCACgaccgcccgcacgccctcgtcCCGCCCGCGCCGCCAGGTTGCGTCCCCCGTCGGTTGGGCTTGGCGTTGGAACtggtggatggagagaagggagggaaagaaaggtgggaggaggaggaagggaagaaaggtgggaggaagggggagggaaagaaaggtggaaggaggaggaggaaaagaaaggtgggaggaaggaggagggaaagaaaggtgggaggaggaggagggaaagaaaggtagggggaaggaggagggaaagaaaggtgggaggaggggaggagggggaaagaaagggtggagaggaggagagagggaaagaaagaaggaagtggaaggggggggaagggagtggaagaggtggagaggaggaggagggaaagaaagaaggtgggaggaggaggaggagggaaacaaagaagtggaagggggggagggaaaggatgtgggagggaggaagagggaaagaaaggtgggaggaggaggaggaggaggagggaaaagaaaggtcgaagggggaaaagggaaagagagatggaaggaggtggatgaggaaaagaaaggaaagaggaggatgagggagggaaaggaaggtgggaggaggaggaggaggggaacgaaagaaaggtagaaaaacatgggaaagaaaaaaataaggaaaagaaatcaaggaagatgaaagaaaaaaggaaaaatatggaagaagagcaagagaaaagagaattacacaaaccagaggaagaagaagaacaagaagaagaagaagaagaagaagaagaagaagaagaagaagaagaacaagaagaagaagaagaagaagaagaagaagaagaaaacaaaacaaaagggaaTCAAAGGTTGAGAAAGGATAGATAAGTAAGAAAATAATagcaaagaaaagggaataggagagggaaaataagaaaacggaaataGCCAAAGGAAGGCAGCCTTTATATTTTTAATTAGTTTTTCGACTTCCTTAAATACATGTTCCATAAGCCTATTGAACGTAGATTTTGTGAACAGATGGTATCGAagtgaatatgaataaaataagtagtgattgaaaaaagaaaagagaaaataagtatgAAAGGGAAATAGTAAGAATgagaagtaaataataatattgaatagaaataagaatagcgACAATGACGACTATGTCTCCGAACCAAACActagaaacaaatgaaagaaataaaaaagataaaagtaaacatTAAAAGAAGCCACTGCACTCACCGCCCACGCACCCACCCCCTCCGGCGTGGGCGTGGCGGTGGGCGTCGCCAGGTCACGGCAGTCCTTCGCCACGCTCTTGAAGGCGCGGGCGAGGCAGGCCACGAAGAAGGCGTAGAGGCAGGAAGGGCACGTGATGCTCGGGATGCTCACGAACCAGAACACGCCGTCGGCCactgcaggagggagagagagggagagggggtgaaggtaggagagggggatggggataggaagagggggatggggaaagggggagagggaaaggggaaggtgggagagggtggtgaaaatgggagagggagatgggggagagaaatggggagagagggggaaggagagaaagggagatggtggtgaaggtaggaggggagaaggggatggggataggaagagggggaagggggaaggagggagagggagaggggtggtgatggtgggagttggagatggggatagggaaggggaaaggagagagtgggagagggtggtgaaggtgggagggggagatagggatcgggaaaggggaaagagagagggagagggcggtgaaggtgggagagggagatggggaaggggaaaggagagagagggagagggtggtgaaaATGGGAAAGGTGGTTGGGGAAAGTAGGAAAGGGAttagggggatgaggaagggagggagggagaaggggaagttggAAGAGAAAATTTTCAGGATTTTTGCTTTTGAATCGTTTGGTTTGGCTGgcttccgttttttgttttttttatttctttcctgtctctttaatgtgtctctgtctccgccgttcttcctcttttgtgcatcctctctctctctctctctctctctctctctctctctctctctctctctctctctctctctctctctctctctctctctctttctctctctctctctctctctctctctctctgctcattttttattgttttatcatttcatatattaaaaaaataatcctGTATTAACTTTAAAGATAGTGTTCGGATGCGTTGCTGATGTTCGGATAttgtaatgaaaattgtaatgaaaTGTGAAAGTAAACGCCGTAGACTTTATCACCAGTCTGTCCATGGCCCTCGTACATTtaatttgattttgtattttttctttctttctttctttatgtgtttatttattttggtttacttatttatttattcattagtttTGCTTAAAGTTTTGTGATATACAGGTGTGCTATTTTAACTTACCCTTTGTAGGAATAGTTGTAATGTTGGCGCCACTGATGTGGTAACTTCCTGGTGTTAAGACCTGGCCCATGCAccctgggttggggggggggggttgagttctCAGTTAGGGTTTCGAAgagcacattgtgtgtgtgtgtgtgtgtgtgtgtgtgtgtgtgtgtgtgtgtgtgtgtgtgtgtgtgtgtgtgtgtgtgtgtgcgcgtgcgtgtgcgtgcgtgtgtgcgtgtgtgtgtgtatgtttgtgtgtgtgtgtgtgtgtgtgtgtgtgtgtgtgtgtgtgtgtgtgtgtgtgcgcgtgcgtgcgtgtgtgtgtacacatagatacacatacatttattgtaataatcatgctGACAAATGGAGGTAGGAAAAAGAAATTTCCTCTGTGTGTTTACCATTGGTGCATGATGAGTGTGTTTGGTCTTTGCTGGTGTGGCTTTATTCTAGTCATTGGTagtgtatatattttgttattattattattattattattattattattattattattattattattattattattactattattaataattgtCATGATGGTCCGACAAGTTTTAGTCTTGTCAttgtttgtgcatgttttttttattatcgttatgatgattacaatgatggcaCGACtagttattattaatggtattagtattagtattcctACAGCTATATTAATGCTGTTACTCTACCGTATATTGCTATCAGTATTAGTTCAAAATTTGTCGTATTTGTAGTACTATTAGGGAAGAAAATAGtagtatattattgttattattactgttatcatcatttgctGTTGCAgctgttttcattactatcaaaatGTTTATAATTTTCATCCAAAAATTTCccacgcctcccctccccccccaaaaaaaaaatcatatatacatataaatagatagatagatagatagatagatagatagatagatagatagatagatagatagatagatagatagatactcaccCAGGAAAATGACCATGAAAGCGACCAGGACAAGTCGCTGCAGGATGTAGGATGAGGGCGCGTTCCCCCCCTCgcgctcccacctcccccaccgctCCAGGAAGGCGCAGATTCTGGGCGCCCTCTGCAGCATCCCCAGCTGTgtcgggggtgggcgtgggttaCTAGGGTTGGGGGATTCGGGGGGGATGGGGTTattcacgcacgcgcacacacacacatacacacacgcacgcacgcacgcacgcacacgcacgcacgcacgcacgcacgcacacgcacacgcacacgcacacgcacacgcacacgcacacgcacacgcacacgcacacgcacacgcacacgcacacgcacacgcacacgcacacgcacacacacacacacacacacacacacacacacacacacacacacacacacacacacacacacacacacacacacacacacacacacacacacacacatacacacacacacatacatatacacacatatagatagatagatagatagatagatagatagatagatagatagatagatagatagatagatagatagatagatagatagatagatagatagatagatagatagatataaatatatatatatatatatatatatatatatatatatatatatatatatatacatatatattcatatatgtgtgtgtgtgtgtgtgtgtgtttgtgtttgtgtttgtgtttgtgtttgtgtttgtgtttgtgtatgtgtatgtgtatgtgtatgtgtgcgtgtgcgtgtgcgtgtgcgtgtacgtgtgcgtgtgcgtgtgcgtgtgtgtggagagacagagagagacagagactgaataTTAATGAAGACTAAAAAATAAGTCTAAGTAcctaaaaaaaaactcacacagacaccagagacaaaaaggaaaatgacatACCATGTTGACAAGTACCATTACAGGTCCCGTGACAGTCATGGAAGCTGTCACGAGCTCGTCCGTCTGGAGTCCCCGGAGGTAGTCGCTGCCTCGACTCATAAATGACCCTAGGGGAGTAGGGggtttgagggaaagggagggtggagggggg encodes:
- the LOC138859590 gene encoding uncharacterized protein, producing MSRGSDYLRGLQTDELVTASMTVTGPVMVLVNMLGMLQRAPRICAFLERWGRWEREGGNAPSSYILQRLVLVAFMVIFLGCMGQVLTPGSYHISGANITTIPTKVADGVFWFVSIPSITCPSCLYAFFVACLARAFKSVAKDCRDLATPTATPTPEGVGAWAFQRQAQPTGDATWRRGRDEGVRAVVEKYKTLDALLEEANAAFSPLLLLTLVYFGVELCMFVYGAMVKLLFENTSYRGLGVGIMYAVFFLVLLLAVTEAAQAVENESGACVAVLGGLTKDDLPDEGLQRLATFLPLALARPPTCHASSFFSINRKLLVAILSATLTYIIILVQFKKSESSRLRF